One Williamsia phyllosphaerae genomic window, GTGCCGGGTCGCGGGGACGCCGAGCACCCGCCACGCCCACACCCGGCCGTCGATGAACTCGGTGATCTCGAACGGCAGAGGGACACCGACCGCGGTGGTGACCTTTCCCCGCGTGCCGGAGGCGAACGGTCCCGGGGTGTCCAGGGTCGCCCCCGCCACCGACGGGCCCCACACCGGCCAGGCGTCGAGGTCGACCAGGACATCCCACACCGCGCTCGACGGTGCGGCGATCGCCAGTTCGACGGTGGGCATACGGTGACGGAATCCGAGTCGCATACCCCGACGCTAGTCAGTCGTGTGCGTCAGCGCGGTCAGCGACAGCTGGGCGACTGCTCGGCGAGGACACCGCGGACGCTCAGCGGGCCCTCGAGGGTGTAGGTACCCGGGGTGGGTGCCTGCACGGTGATCCACCCGTCCGGGGTCTGGGCGATGCACGCCGTGATCGTCGGATCGGCGGTGCTGCGGGCGACCAGGTAGCGGTTGGGGCGGATCTGGATCGGGTG contains:
- a CDS encoding SRPBCC family protein; the protein is MRLGFRHRMPTVELAIAAPSSAVWDVLVDLDAWPVWGPSVAGATLDTPGPFASGTRGKVTTAVGVPLPFEITEFIDGRVWAWRVLGVPATRHEVIPVRDGCVLSFGVPIWAPAYLSIMALALPRIERLAMDR